Proteins encoded within one genomic window of Mya arenaria isolate MELC-2E11 chromosome 13, ASM2691426v1:
- the LOC128213285 gene encoding 39S ribosomal protein L55, mitochondrial-like: protein MAASIRISSVSSPLTCLVRPLFVTKISSNSNLTCYRQNCHMAAITKTQRKHFMRTYPVLLVQPDGSTINIQYKIPRAILKLPENLDRLTEAEKQARRKKLNPVKVIEIKEDIEDEIDLANEYQNLLDN, encoded by the exons ATGGCGGCGTCCATAAGAATTTCAAG tgtatcTTCACCCCTAACATGCCTGGTGAGACCGTTGTTTGTGACCAAAATCAGTAGCaattcaaacttgacctgtTATAGACAAAATTGTCACATGGCTGCCATCACAAAGACTCAGAGGAAACACTTTATGAGGACATACCCAGTTCTTCTAGTTCAACCAGATGGCTCaactataaatatacaatacaaaataccaagagccattttaaag CTGCCTGAAAATCTTGACAGATTGACAGAGGCCGAGAAGCAGGCAAGACGGAAGAAACTTAACCCTGTGaaagtcattgaaataaaagaagaTATTGAAGATGAAATTGATTTAgcaaatgaatatcaaaatctgCTAGACAATTAG